In the genome of Xyrauchen texanus isolate HMW12.3.18 chromosome 33, RBS_HiC_50CHRs, whole genome shotgun sequence, one region contains:
- the atoh1c gene encoding transcription factor Atoh7 yields the protein MSRPDAQFIWTETGRARPQDPCALVQLRLSALAYPAEDQSTIARARRRRRLAANARERRRMLSLNLAFDRLRSVIPSVESERKLSKSETLQMAQIYISTLSELLEDRNGDQTLLMMEGQETKQEQKTVPTCRTNSYEGDFGRPTCRDPETPELLQINLLERSNGAK from the coding sequence ATGTCCCGTCCGGACGCGCAGTTCATCTGGACAGAGACCGGCAGAGCTCGTCCACAGGACCCGTGTGCTCTCGTTCAGCTCCGCCTGTCCGCACTCGCGTATCCCGCTGAAGACCAGAGCACCATCGCCCGAGCGCGGAGACGCCGCAGACTGGCCGCTAACGCCCGCGAGAGGAGGAGGATGCTCAGCTTGAACTTGGCCTTTGACCGCCTGAGGAGCGTCATTCCCAGCGTGGAGAGCGAGCGGAAACTGTCCAAGTCTGAGACGCTTCAGATGGCGCAGATCTACATCAGCACTCTGAGCGAGCTGCTGGAGGACAGAAACGGTGACCAGACATTACTGATGATGGAGGGACAAGAGACCAAACAAGAGCAGAAAACTGTTCCCACCTGCAGGACAAATTCATACGAGGGGGATTTCGGGCGTCCAACCTGCCGTGACCCTGAAACACCCGAACTCTTACAGATCAACCTGCTGGAGAGAAGCAATGGGGCCAAATAA